A stretch of Prunus dulcis chromosome 6, ALMONDv2, whole genome shotgun sequence DNA encodes these proteins:
- the LOC117632886 gene encoding ribonuclease II, chloroplastic/mitochondrial isoform X1 has product MAVRAVGSCSIFRSASTSSSSPTLFAFRCSPCHFSRRFSQFSIRFPIFRSDKLVPGHGGLQSSSVHSLVDSVMEELGALRRRRRVRAAAKVELTSSGGIVEDKLVNRTLHQGLLLEFKKDSERVLLAVAQRPDGKKNWMVSDQNGVTSSIKPQQITYIVPGVENFDHAEISKFVQRAQENSDSALLEFAWVELLEKNKRVTAEELAEMIFGSVEPLECYCAHVMLSEDEVYFTVLETRGSRSIYGPRPAVQVEELLRRKLAKEAAEKELQEFVQLLKSAKAMPLDAKPPKSSWMVEEKIRQKIKSLESYAIDACTNDDQRKTAGMILRAMGMVKTASSALNLLINIGFFPVHVNLDLLKFNTRTDHSDEVISAAESLLSDSYDPDEIERKDLTHLKVYAIDVDEADELDDALSATRLQDGRIKIWIHVADATRFVQPGSIVDREAMRRGTSVFLPTATYPMFPEKLAMEGMSLQQGENCNAVTVSVVLHSDGSIAEYSVDNSIIRPTYMLTYESASELLHLNLEEETELKILSEAATLRSIWRRQQGAIDTATLEARIKVVNPEDPEPIINLYVENQADPAMRLVTEMMILCGEVVATFGSSNNIPLPYRGQPQSNIDTSAFAHLPEGPVRSSALVKLMRAAEIDFRKPIRHGILGLPGYVQFTSPIRRYMDLLAHYQVKAFLIRKSPPFSAGQLEGMASIVNMNARVAKKLFSSSLRYWILEFLRRQSKEKRYRALILRFIKDRIAAILLVEVGLQSSVWVSVGADVGDEVLVRVEEAHPRDDVLFLKEIVIER; this is encoded by the exons ATGGCGGTTCGAGCCGTCGGCAGCTGTTCAATCTTTCGCTCCGCTTCCACTTCCTCTTCGTCCCCTACTCTCTTCGCCTTCCGCTGCTCCCCATGCCACTTCAGTCGCCGCTTCTCCCAATTTAGCATTCGCTTCCCGATATTTCGATCCGATAAGTTAGTTCCTGGCCATGGCGGCCTTCAAAGCAGCTCCGTTCACAGCCTCGTCGACAGCGTCATGGAAGAGCTCGGTGCCTTGCGCCGACGGAGACGAGTTCGCGCTGCCGCCAA GGTGGAGCTGACAAGCAGTGGAGGGATTGTAGAAGATAAGCTTGTGAACCGAACGCTGCACCAAGGGTTGCTGCTCGAGTTCAAGAAGGATTCAGAGAGAGTATTGCTTGCTGTTGCCCAGAGACCCGATGGCAAGAAGAATTGGATGGTTTCTGATCAG AATGGTGTTACATCATCCATTAAACCACAACAAATCACATATATTGTTCCTGGTGTTGAAAATTTCGACCACGCAGAGATTTCAAAGTTTGTTCAGAGAGCTCAGGAAAACTCG GACTCTGCACTTCTAGAATTTGCTTGGGTTGAACTCCTTGAAAAGAATAAGCGTGTGACAGCAGAAGAATTAGCTGAG ATGATCTTTGGTAGTGTGGAGCCTCTTGAATGCTACTGTGCTCATGTGATGCTTTCAGAAGATGAAGTATACTTCACTGTGCTAGAGACAAGAGGTTCTCGCTCTATATATGGACCTCGACCTGCTGTGCAG GTTGAGGAACTTCTCCGTAGGAAGCTCGCAAAGGAGGCAGCTGAGAAAGAACTGCAGGAGTTTGTACAATTACTGAAATCTGCTAAGGCAATGCCTTTAGATGCTAAACCTCCCAAATCTTCTTGGATGGTTGAAGAGAAAATCAGACAGAAAATTAAGTCTCTTGAATCTTATGCTATTGATGCCTGCACAAATGATGACCAAAGGAAAACGGCTGGAATG ATCCTAAGGGCAATGGGGATGGTGAAAACAGCATCATCAGCTCTAAATCTCCTCATAAATATTGGGTTTTTTCCTGTACATGTGAATCTTGACCTGTTGAAGTTCAATACCCGTACTGATCACTCAGATGAAGTTATATCAGCTGCAGAAAGTCTTCTGTCAGATTCATATGATCCAGATGAG ATTGAAAGGAAAGATCTCACTCACTTGAAGGTCTATGCTATTGATGTGGACGAGGCTGATGAG CTTGATGATGCTCTGAGTGCAACGAGGCTGCAAGATGGACGCATTAAAATATGGATTCATGTTGCAGATGCAACTAGGTTTGTTCAACCCGGGAGCATAGTAGACAG GGAAGCAATGAGAAGAGGAACTTCTGTTTTCTTGCCCACTGCCACTTATCCTATGTTCCCAGAGAAACTTGCCATGGAGGGAATGAGTTTGCAACAAGGAGAGAATTGCAATGCAGTTACAGTATCTGTTGTGCTGCATTCTGATGGCAg TATTGCAGAATATTCGGTGGACAACTCAATCATTAGACCAACTTACATGTTGACGTATGAGAGTGCATCGGAGCTTCTTCATTTAAACCTGGAAGAAGAGACTGAACTGAAAATCCTGTCTGAGGCTGCAACTCTCCGTTCAATATGGCGTCGCCAACAG GGTGCAATTGACACAGCCACATTGGAAGCACGTATCAAAGTGGTTAATCCAGAGGATCCAGAGCCTATTATTAATCTGTATGTTGAAAACCAGGCAGACCCTGCAATGCGACTTGTCACCGAGATGATGATACTCTGTGGAGAAGTTGTGGCCACATTTGGTTCTAGCAATAACATTCCTTTACCCTACAGAGGACAGCCCCAATCCAACATCGACACATCTGCATTTGCACATCTTCCGGAAGGACCTGTTAGAAGCTCTGCTCTTGTTAAACTAATGCGTGCTGCTGAAATTGATTTCAGGAAACCTATACGCCATGGAATTTTAGGACTTCCGGGTTATGTTCAGTTTACATCTCCCATCCGTAGATATATGGATTTACTAGCTCACTATCAG GTTAAAGCATTTCTCATCAGGAAATCTCCTCCTTTCTCAGCTGGTCAGTTGGAAGGGATGGCATCTATAGTGAATATGAATGCTAGAGTAGCAAAGAAGCTCTTTAGCAGCAGTCTTCGGTATTGGATATTAGAATTTCTGAGAAGGcagtcaaaagaaaaaagatatcGTGCGTTGATTCTTAGATTCATTAAGGATCGGATTGCAGCCATATTGTTAGTTGAG GTGGGACTTCAATCTTCCGTGTGGGTATCTGTGGGAGCAGATGTTGGAGATGAAGTTCTAGTTCGGGTAGAAGAAGCTCATCCACGTGATGATGTGCTTTTCCTTAAAGAGATTGTCATTGAGAGATAA
- the LOC117632886 gene encoding ribonuclease II, chloroplastic/mitochondrial isoform X3, translating into MVVVLMLCQNGVTSSIKPQQITYIVPGVENFDHAEISKFVQRAQENSDSALLEFAWVELLEKNKRVTAEELAEMIFGSVEPLECYCAHVMLSEDEVYFTVLETRGSRSIYGPRPAVQVEELLRRKLAKEAAEKELQEFVQLLKSAKAMPLDAKPPKSSWMVEEKIRQKIKSLESYAIDACTNDDQRKTAGMILRAMGMVKTASSALNLLINIGFFPVHVNLDLLKFNTRTDHSDEVISAAESLLSDSYDPDEIERKDLTHLKVYAIDVDEADELDDALSATRLQDGRIKIWIHVADATRFVQPGSIVDREAMRRGTSVFLPTATYPMFPEKLAMEGMSLQQGENCNAVTVSVVLHSDGSIAEYSVDNSIIRPTYMLTYESASELLHLNLEEETELKILSEAATLRSIWRRQQGAIDTATLEARIKVVNPEDPEPIINLYVENQADPAMRLVTEMMILCGEVVATFGSSNNIPLPYRGQPQSNIDTSAFAHLPEGPVRSSALVKLMRAAEIDFRKPIRHGILGLPGYVQFTSPIRRYMDLLAHYQVKAFLIRKSPPFSAGQLEGMASIVNMNARVAKKLFSSSLRYWILEFLRRQSKEKRYRALILRFIKDRIAAILLVEVGLQSSVWVSVGADVGDEVLVRVEEAHPRDDVLFLKEIVIER; encoded by the exons atggtgGTTGTTCTTATGCTATGTCAGAATGGTGTTACATCATCCATTAAACCACAACAAATCACATATATTGTTCCTGGTGTTGAAAATTTCGACCACGCAGAGATTTCAAAGTTTGTTCAGAGAGCTCAGGAAAACTCG GACTCTGCACTTCTAGAATTTGCTTGGGTTGAACTCCTTGAAAAGAATAAGCGTGTGACAGCAGAAGAATTAGCTGAG ATGATCTTTGGTAGTGTGGAGCCTCTTGAATGCTACTGTGCTCATGTGATGCTTTCAGAAGATGAAGTATACTTCACTGTGCTAGAGACAAGAGGTTCTCGCTCTATATATGGACCTCGACCTGCTGTGCAG GTTGAGGAACTTCTCCGTAGGAAGCTCGCAAAGGAGGCAGCTGAGAAAGAACTGCAGGAGTTTGTACAATTACTGAAATCTGCTAAGGCAATGCCTTTAGATGCTAAACCTCCCAAATCTTCTTGGATGGTTGAAGAGAAAATCAGACAGAAAATTAAGTCTCTTGAATCTTATGCTATTGATGCCTGCACAAATGATGACCAAAGGAAAACGGCTGGAATG ATCCTAAGGGCAATGGGGATGGTGAAAACAGCATCATCAGCTCTAAATCTCCTCATAAATATTGGGTTTTTTCCTGTACATGTGAATCTTGACCTGTTGAAGTTCAATACCCGTACTGATCACTCAGATGAAGTTATATCAGCTGCAGAAAGTCTTCTGTCAGATTCATATGATCCAGATGAG ATTGAAAGGAAAGATCTCACTCACTTGAAGGTCTATGCTATTGATGTGGACGAGGCTGATGAG CTTGATGATGCTCTGAGTGCAACGAGGCTGCAAGATGGACGCATTAAAATATGGATTCATGTTGCAGATGCAACTAGGTTTGTTCAACCCGGGAGCATAGTAGACAG GGAAGCAATGAGAAGAGGAACTTCTGTTTTCTTGCCCACTGCCACTTATCCTATGTTCCCAGAGAAACTTGCCATGGAGGGAATGAGTTTGCAACAAGGAGAGAATTGCAATGCAGTTACAGTATCTGTTGTGCTGCATTCTGATGGCAg TATTGCAGAATATTCGGTGGACAACTCAATCATTAGACCAACTTACATGTTGACGTATGAGAGTGCATCGGAGCTTCTTCATTTAAACCTGGAAGAAGAGACTGAACTGAAAATCCTGTCTGAGGCTGCAACTCTCCGTTCAATATGGCGTCGCCAACAG GGTGCAATTGACACAGCCACATTGGAAGCACGTATCAAAGTGGTTAATCCAGAGGATCCAGAGCCTATTATTAATCTGTATGTTGAAAACCAGGCAGACCCTGCAATGCGACTTGTCACCGAGATGATGATACTCTGTGGAGAAGTTGTGGCCACATTTGGTTCTAGCAATAACATTCCTTTACCCTACAGAGGACAGCCCCAATCCAACATCGACACATCTGCATTTGCACATCTTCCGGAAGGACCTGTTAGAAGCTCTGCTCTTGTTAAACTAATGCGTGCTGCTGAAATTGATTTCAGGAAACCTATACGCCATGGAATTTTAGGACTTCCGGGTTATGTTCAGTTTACATCTCCCATCCGTAGATATATGGATTTACTAGCTCACTATCAG GTTAAAGCATTTCTCATCAGGAAATCTCCTCCTTTCTCAGCTGGTCAGTTGGAAGGGATGGCATCTATAGTGAATATGAATGCTAGAGTAGCAAAGAAGCTCTTTAGCAGCAGTCTTCGGTATTGGATATTAGAATTTCTGAGAAGGcagtcaaaagaaaaaagatatcGTGCGTTGATTCTTAGATTCATTAAGGATCGGATTGCAGCCATATTGTTAGTTGAG GTGGGACTTCAATCTTCCGTGTGGGTATCTGTGGGAGCAGATGTTGGAGATGAAGTTCTAGTTCGGGTAGAAGAAGCTCATCCACGTGATGATGTGCTTTTCCTTAAAGAGATTGTCATTGAGAGATAA
- the LOC117632886 gene encoding ribonuclease II, chloroplastic/mitochondrial isoform X2, with translation MAVRAVGSCSIFRSASTSSSSPTLFAFRCSPCHFSRRFSQFSIRFPIFRSDKLVPGHGGLQSSSVHSLVDSVMEELGALRRRRRVRAAAKVELTSSGGIVEDKLVNRTLHQGLLLEFKKDSERVLLAVAQRPDGKKNWMVSDQNGVTSSIKPQQITYIVPGVENFDHAEISKFVQRAQENSDSALLEFAWVELLEKNKRVTAEELAEMIFGSVEPLECYCAHVMLSEDEVYFTVLETRGSRSIYGPRPAVQVEELLRRKLAKEAAEKELQEFVQLLKSAKAMPLDAKPPKSSWMVEEKIRQKIKSLESYAIDACTNDDQRKTAGMILRAMGMVKTASSALNLLINIGFFPVHVNLDLLKFNTRTDHSDEVISAAESLLSDSYDPDEIERKDLTHLKVYAIDVDEADELDDALSATRLQDGRIKIWIHVADATRFVQPGSIVDREAMRRGTSVFLPTATYPMFPEKLAMEGMSLQQGENCNAVTVSVVLHSDGSIAEYSVDNSIIRPTYMLTYESASELLHLNLEEETELKILSEAATLRSIWRRQQGAIDTATLEARIKVVNPEDPEPIINLYVENQADPAMRLVTEMMILCGEVVATFGSSNNIPLPYRGQPQSNIDTSAFAHLPEGPVRSSALVKLMRAAEIDFRKPIRHGILGLPGYVQFTSPIRRYMDLLAHYQVSVM, from the exons ATGGCGGTTCGAGCCGTCGGCAGCTGTTCAATCTTTCGCTCCGCTTCCACTTCCTCTTCGTCCCCTACTCTCTTCGCCTTCCGCTGCTCCCCATGCCACTTCAGTCGCCGCTTCTCCCAATTTAGCATTCGCTTCCCGATATTTCGATCCGATAAGTTAGTTCCTGGCCATGGCGGCCTTCAAAGCAGCTCCGTTCACAGCCTCGTCGACAGCGTCATGGAAGAGCTCGGTGCCTTGCGCCGACGGAGACGAGTTCGCGCTGCCGCCAA GGTGGAGCTGACAAGCAGTGGAGGGATTGTAGAAGATAAGCTTGTGAACCGAACGCTGCACCAAGGGTTGCTGCTCGAGTTCAAGAAGGATTCAGAGAGAGTATTGCTTGCTGTTGCCCAGAGACCCGATGGCAAGAAGAATTGGATGGTTTCTGATCAG AATGGTGTTACATCATCCATTAAACCACAACAAATCACATATATTGTTCCTGGTGTTGAAAATTTCGACCACGCAGAGATTTCAAAGTTTGTTCAGAGAGCTCAGGAAAACTCG GACTCTGCACTTCTAGAATTTGCTTGGGTTGAACTCCTTGAAAAGAATAAGCGTGTGACAGCAGAAGAATTAGCTGAG ATGATCTTTGGTAGTGTGGAGCCTCTTGAATGCTACTGTGCTCATGTGATGCTTTCAGAAGATGAAGTATACTTCACTGTGCTAGAGACAAGAGGTTCTCGCTCTATATATGGACCTCGACCTGCTGTGCAG GTTGAGGAACTTCTCCGTAGGAAGCTCGCAAAGGAGGCAGCTGAGAAAGAACTGCAGGAGTTTGTACAATTACTGAAATCTGCTAAGGCAATGCCTTTAGATGCTAAACCTCCCAAATCTTCTTGGATGGTTGAAGAGAAAATCAGACAGAAAATTAAGTCTCTTGAATCTTATGCTATTGATGCCTGCACAAATGATGACCAAAGGAAAACGGCTGGAATG ATCCTAAGGGCAATGGGGATGGTGAAAACAGCATCATCAGCTCTAAATCTCCTCATAAATATTGGGTTTTTTCCTGTACATGTGAATCTTGACCTGTTGAAGTTCAATACCCGTACTGATCACTCAGATGAAGTTATATCAGCTGCAGAAAGTCTTCTGTCAGATTCATATGATCCAGATGAG ATTGAAAGGAAAGATCTCACTCACTTGAAGGTCTATGCTATTGATGTGGACGAGGCTGATGAG CTTGATGATGCTCTGAGTGCAACGAGGCTGCAAGATGGACGCATTAAAATATGGATTCATGTTGCAGATGCAACTAGGTTTGTTCAACCCGGGAGCATAGTAGACAG GGAAGCAATGAGAAGAGGAACTTCTGTTTTCTTGCCCACTGCCACTTATCCTATGTTCCCAGAGAAACTTGCCATGGAGGGAATGAGTTTGCAACAAGGAGAGAATTGCAATGCAGTTACAGTATCTGTTGTGCTGCATTCTGATGGCAg TATTGCAGAATATTCGGTGGACAACTCAATCATTAGACCAACTTACATGTTGACGTATGAGAGTGCATCGGAGCTTCTTCATTTAAACCTGGAAGAAGAGACTGAACTGAAAATCCTGTCTGAGGCTGCAACTCTCCGTTCAATATGGCGTCGCCAACAG GGTGCAATTGACACAGCCACATTGGAAGCACGTATCAAAGTGGTTAATCCAGAGGATCCAGAGCCTATTATTAATCTGTATGTTGAAAACCAGGCAGACCCTGCAATGCGACTTGTCACCGAGATGATGATACTCTGTGGAGAAGTTGTGGCCACATTTGGTTCTAGCAATAACATTCCTTTACCCTACAGAGGACAGCCCCAATCCAACATCGACACATCTGCATTTGCACATCTTCCGGAAGGACCTGTTAGAAGCTCTGCTCTTGTTAAACTAATGCGTGCTGCTGAAATTGATTTCAGGAAACCTATACGCCATGGAATTTTAGGACTTCCGGGTTATGTTCAGTTTACATCTCCCATCCGTAGATATATGGATTTACTAGCTCACTATCAG GTATCTGTTATGTAG
- the LOC117632044 gene encoding RHOMBOID-like protein 1 yields MAAEPASSGPQMRVNSRRSYNVVHPVDIETPPLASPAPASSPDVYREVKHFKKWVVWLIPVFVVANVIMFIITMYVNNCPKNSINCIATFLGRFSFQPFKENPLLGPSSSTLQKMGALDVNKVVHRHQGWLLITCNWLHGGVFHLLANMLSLLVIGYRLEQEFGFVRIGLIYVISGLGGSLLSSLFIQTNISVGASGALFGLLGAMLSELVTNWTIYASKFGALFTLLIVIAINLAVGILPHVDNFAHIGGFLSGFFLGFVFLIRPQFGWVNQRYGPPGYASSEAKSKFKTYQCILWVLSVIILIVGFTVGLVMLLRGVDANKHCSWCHYLSCVPTSRWSCKTEPAYCTSSQTGNQLLLTCSSNGKNSTYTLANASSSQIQGLCSQLCS; encoded by the exons ATGGCGGCAGAGCCTGCATCTTCAGGACCCCAAATGAGAGTGAACTCCAGGCGGAGTTACAACGTGGTGCACCCAGTGGACATAGAGACACCTCCACTAGCTTCTCCGGCTCCAGCTTCATCCCCTGATGTGTATCGAGAGGTCAAGCATTTCAAGAAGTGGGTTGTTTGGCTGATAcctgtttttgttgttgccaaTGTTATTATGTTCATCATCACCATGTATGTCAACAACTGCCCCAAGAACTCGATCAATTGCATTGCCACGTTCTTGGGTAGGTTCTCCTTTCAGCCGTTTAAGGAGAACCCTCTTCTTGGACCATCATCTTCCAC GCTACAGAAGATGGGGGCTTTAGATGTAAATAAGGTGGTTCACAGACACCAGGGGTGGCTTCTCATCACTTGCAATTGGTTACATGGTGGTGTTTTCCATTTATTGGCTAATATGTTGAGCCTTTTGGTTATTGGGTATCGGCTAGAGCAAGAATTTGGCTTCG TCCGGATCGGGTTGATATATGTCATCTCTGGACTTGGTGGGAGTTTGTTGTCATCGCTTTTCATCCAAACAAACATCTCTGTTGGTGCTTCTGGTGCTCTTTTTGGATTGCTGGGAGCCATGCTTTCCGAACTTGTCACTAATTGGACAATATATGCTAGTAAG TTTGGAGCACTTTTCACCCTCCTGATCGTCATAGCAATCAATTTGGCAGTGGGAATTCTCCCACACGTTGACAACTTTGCTCACATTGGAGGATTTCTTTCGGGTTTTTTTCTCGGGTTTGTATTTCTTATCCGCCCCCAGTTCGGATGGGTTAACCAAAGATATGGTCCTCCAGGATACGCATCATCTGAAGCTAAATCGAAGTTCAAGACCTATCAGTGCATTTTGTGGGTCCTTTCTGTGATCATTTTAATTGTTGG GTTTACTGTTGGCCTGGTTATGCTTCTTCGGGGAGTTGATGCAAATAAACATTGCTCTTGGTGTCATTATTTGTCCTGTGTCCCTACTTCAAGATGGAGTTGCAAGACAGAGCCTGCATACTGCACG TCAAGCCAGACGGGCAATCAGCTCTTGTTAACATGCTCAAGCAATGGTAAGAACAGCACGTATACATTGGCAAATGCAAGCAGTTCTCAGATCCAGGGGCTGTGTTCTCAGCTTTGCAGTTGA
- the LOC117630113 gene encoding oxysterol-binding protein-related protein 3A isoform X2, with the protein MAPKDPKQSGGFFASMASTLTNLGSAMTKSVNGIVGYEGLEVINPDGSSEDLEDEARKGRWKQEDRDGYWKVMQKYIGSDVTSLVTLPVLIFEPMTMLQKMAELMEYSHLLDLADECEDPYMRLVYASSFFISVYFAFQRTWKPFNPILGETYEMVNHGGITFISEQVSHHPPMSAGHAENEHFIYDITSKVKTKFLGNSIDIYPVGRTRLTLKKDGVVLDLAPPPTKVNNLIFGRTWVDSPGDMVLTNLTTGDKVVLYFQPCGWFGSGRYEVDGYVYNSAEEPKILMTGKWNESMSYQPCDSEGEPLPGTELKEVWRVADVPENDKFQYTHFAHKINSFDTAPKKLLASDSRLRPDRYALEQGDLSKAGFEKSRSLSLSLSHTHTHTHKIQ; encoded by the exons ATGGCTCCCAAGGATCCGAAGCAGAGTGGAGGTTTCTTCGCCTCGATGGCTTCCACTTTGACCAATCTTGGCAGCGCCATGACCAAATCCGTCAACGG CATAGTGGGTTATGAGGGGCTGGAGGTTATCAACCCAGATGGAAGCTCAGAAGATCTCGAAGACGAAGCAAGGAAAGGAAGGTGGAAGCAGGAG gaTCGGGATGGTTACTGGAAGGTGATGCAGAAGTATATAGGCTCTGACGTCACATCATTGGTGACCCTTCCAGTGCTTATTTTTGAGCCAATGACTATGCTACAGAAAATGGCAGAG CTGATGGAATACTCCCATCTGTTAGATCTGGCAGATGAATGTGAGGATCCATACATGAGATTGGTGTATGCAT CCTCATTTTTTATATCTGTTTACTTTGCCTTTCAACGAACCTGGAAGCCATTCAATCCAATACTTGGTGAGACTTATGAGATGGTTAACCATGGTGGCATTACGTTTATATCAGAACAA GTCAGTCATCACCCTCCTATGAGTGCTGGTCATGCTGAAAATGAGCATTTCATTTACGACATAACTTCGAAGGTGAAAACCAAATTTCTAGGGAACTCAATTGATATCTATCCAGTCGGAAG AACGCGTTTGACCCTAAAAAAAGATGGCGTAGTCCTTGATTTGGCACCCCCTCCAACAAAAGTTAACAACTTAATTTTTGGACGAACATGGGTTGATTCACCAGGAGATATGGTTCTGACCAATTTGACCACGGGAGACAAAGTTGTGCTATATTTTCAACCATGCGGCTGGTTTGG ATCTGGTCGCTATGAAGTAGATGGGTATGTTTATAATTCTGCCGAGGAACCTAAAATATTGATGACTGGAAAATGGAACGAGTCAATGAGTTATCAACCCTGTGACTCAGAAGGGGAACCACTTCCTGGCACTGAACTGAAAGAG GTGTGGAGAGTTGCTGATGTTCCAGAAAATGATAAATTCCAGTACACACATTTTGCTCATAAGATAAATAGCTTTGACACTGCTCCTAAGAAGTTATTGGCATCAGACTCTCGCTTGCGTCCTGATAGATACGCACTGGAGCAAGGTGACTTATCCAAAGCGGGTTTTGAAAAGAgcaggtctctctctctctctctct cacacacacacacacacacacacaaaatacaGTAA
- the LOC117630113 gene encoding oxysterol-binding protein-related protein 3A isoform X1, translating into MAPKDPKQSGGFFASMASTLTNLGSAMTKSVNGIVGYEGLEVINPDGSSEDLEDEARKGRWKQEDRDGYWKVMQKYIGSDVTSLVTLPVLIFEPMTMLQKMAELMEYSHLLDLADECEDPYMRLVYASSFFISVYFAFQRTWKPFNPILGETYEMVNHGGITFISEQVSHHPPMSAGHAENEHFIYDITSKVKTKFLGNSIDIYPVGRTRLTLKKDGVVLDLAPPPTKVNNLIFGRTWVDSPGDMVLTNLTTGDKVVLYFQPCGWFGSGRYEVDGYVYNSAEEPKILMTGKWNESMSYQPCDSEGEPLPGTELKEVWRVADVPENDKFQYTHFAHKINSFDTAPKKLLASDSRLRPDRYALEQGDLSKAGFEKSSLEERQRDEKKNRVAKGQEFTPRWFDKTDEICPTTWDDLEVYRYNGKYTEHRAAVDNSDSVEAIDVKSIEFNPWQYENLAAA; encoded by the exons ATGGCTCCCAAGGATCCGAAGCAGAGTGGAGGTTTCTTCGCCTCGATGGCTTCCACTTTGACCAATCTTGGCAGCGCCATGACCAAATCCGTCAACGG CATAGTGGGTTATGAGGGGCTGGAGGTTATCAACCCAGATGGAAGCTCAGAAGATCTCGAAGACGAAGCAAGGAAAGGAAGGTGGAAGCAGGAG gaTCGGGATGGTTACTGGAAGGTGATGCAGAAGTATATAGGCTCTGACGTCACATCATTGGTGACCCTTCCAGTGCTTATTTTTGAGCCAATGACTATGCTACAGAAAATGGCAGAG CTGATGGAATACTCCCATCTGTTAGATCTGGCAGATGAATGTGAGGATCCATACATGAGATTGGTGTATGCAT CCTCATTTTTTATATCTGTTTACTTTGCCTTTCAACGAACCTGGAAGCCATTCAATCCAATACTTGGTGAGACTTATGAGATGGTTAACCATGGTGGCATTACGTTTATATCAGAACAA GTCAGTCATCACCCTCCTATGAGTGCTGGTCATGCTGAAAATGAGCATTTCATTTACGACATAACTTCGAAGGTGAAAACCAAATTTCTAGGGAACTCAATTGATATCTATCCAGTCGGAAG AACGCGTTTGACCCTAAAAAAAGATGGCGTAGTCCTTGATTTGGCACCCCCTCCAACAAAAGTTAACAACTTAATTTTTGGACGAACATGGGTTGATTCACCAGGAGATATGGTTCTGACCAATTTGACCACGGGAGACAAAGTTGTGCTATATTTTCAACCATGCGGCTGGTTTGG ATCTGGTCGCTATGAAGTAGATGGGTATGTTTATAATTCTGCCGAGGAACCTAAAATATTGATGACTGGAAAATGGAACGAGTCAATGAGTTATCAACCCTGTGACTCAGAAGGGGAACCACTTCCTGGCACTGAACTGAAAGAG GTGTGGAGAGTTGCTGATGTTCCAGAAAATGATAAATTCCAGTACACACATTTTGCTCATAAGATAAATAGCTTTGACACTGCTCCTAAGAAGTTATTGGCATCAGACTCTCGCTTGCGTCCTGATAGATACGCACTGGAGCAAGGTGACTTATCCAAAGCGGGTTTTGAAAAGAgcag TCTGGaggagagacagagagatgagaagaaaaatcgAGTGGCAAAGGGACAGGAGTTTACTCCAAGATGGTTTGACAAAACAGATGAAATCTGTCCTACAACGTGGGATGACTTGGAAGTGTACCGTTACAATGGAAAATACACTGAACATCGGGCTGCAGTAGATAACTCAGACAGCGTTGAAGCGATTGACGTCAAATCAATAGAGTTCAACCCCTGGCAATATGAGAATTTGGCTGCTGCTTGA